DNA sequence from the Methanolobus sp. ZRKC5 genome:
AAACGGGCACATAATGTGAAAAGTTTCAGGTTCAAAAAACCGGAGGCTTTTGATTACAAAGCCGGGCAGTACGTCACAGTGACACTTAATTCCAATGGGAAGAAGCTTAGCAGGGCTTTCAGCCTGTCAAGCAGCCCTACGGAAAAAAACCATCTCGAATTTACAAAGAAACTTACAGGTCATGAATTTTCCAATATGCTGGATGCCATGGTGGTAGGAGATACTGCACTTATAAGTGGCCCATTCGGAAAAATGACCTTTGAAGGCGAGTATGAAAAAATGGCGCTACTTAGCGGAGGCATAGGCATTACCCCGATGATCAGTATCTGTAAGTATTGCACTGACATGAAGCTCAGTACGAATATCATACTGCTATGCAGTGACAAGGCTGAACAGGATATGATATTTACAGAAGAACTTGAAGAAATGCAAAAACAAAATCCGAATCTTACCGTTTTCAATACACTAACAAGGGCTTCAGAAAACTGGAAAGGGTGCAGAGAGCGCATATGTGAAAGCATGATCTTAAGAGAACTTCCTGACTACGCAGAGAGAATTTTCTACGTATGCGGACCGCCTCCTATGGTGGACTCAATGATGGAGATGCTCCACGACATGAAAATACCTGACAGCATGATAAGCAAGGAAGCACTGATTGGATATTGAGCCAGTTTTTAAAGAACAAAAGGAGGCAGCAAAAATCATGAAGAGGATAGCATGGGGAATTACCGGATCAGGAGACCTGATCAAAGAGACATATGATGCAATGGTTGACATCAAGCAGAAAAGCAATATCGAGATCATGGTCTTCTTATCCAAAGAAGGCGAGACAGTTATGAAATGGTACCGTATGTGGAATGATATCCAGAGGGATTTCCCTAATTTCAAGACCGGCGCAG
Encoded proteins:
- a CDS encoding FAD-binding oxidoreductase, encoding MNLKFEEPVIEVIKRAHNVKSFRFKKPEAFDYKAGQYVTVTLNSNGKKLSRAFSLSSSPTEKNHLEFTKKLTGHEFSNMLDAMVVGDTALISGPFGKMTFEGEYEKMALLSGGIGITPMISICKYCTDMKLSTNIILLCSDKAEQDMIFTEELEEMQKQNPNLTVFNTLTRASENWKGCRERICESMILRELPDYAERIFYVCGPPPMVDSMMEMLHDMKIPDSMISKEALIGY